One window from the genome of Crassostrea angulata isolate pt1a10 chromosome 2, ASM2561291v2, whole genome shotgun sequence encodes:
- the LOC128170892 gene encoding uncharacterized protein LOC128170892 → MRFAILFLLVCLILETSSKRSGGSDNGDGDDDGNSGGSNKGGSNYPGGNRPGSNHPGGNRPGSNYPGNNYPGSNKGDSD, encoded by the exons ATGAGGTTTGCTATCCTTTTCCTTCTGGTCTGTCTTATCCTAGAGACCTCATCTAAACGTAGCGGAGGGTCAg ataacGGAGATGGTGATGACGATGGGAACAGCGGAGGTAGCAACAAAGGAGGAAGCAATTATCCAGGAGGCAACAGACCAGGAAGCAATCATCCAGGAGGCAACAGACCAGGAAGCAACTATCCAGGAAACAATTATCCAGGAAGCAACAAAGGAGACAGTGATTAa